From Micromonospora nigra, one genomic window encodes:
- a CDS encoding LLM class F420-dependent oxidoreductase, giving the protein MELRIFTEPQQGATYDDLLAVARRAEETGYDAFFRSDHYLRMGSVSGQPGPTDAWTTLAGLARDTRTIRLGTLMSAATFRLPGPLAITVAQVDQMSGGRVELGIGTGWYAEEHEAYGIPFPSLGERFDRLEEQLAVITGLWRTPVGENFDFAGRYYPVTGSPALPKPVQQPGPPILLGGMGPRRTPRLAARYADEFNLPFASLADSAAQFERVRAACAAIDRDPAELMWSNALVLCCGRDDAEVARRAAAIGREPAELRENGLAGTPAEVVDTIGRYAGIGSRRLYLQVLDLADLDHLDLVATEVMPQL; this is encoded by the coding sequence ATGGAACTGCGGATCTTCACCGAACCCCAGCAGGGCGCCACCTACGACGACCTGCTCGCCGTGGCCCGCCGTGCCGAGGAGACGGGCTACGACGCCTTCTTCCGCTCGGACCACTACCTCAGGATGGGCTCGGTGAGCGGCCAGCCCGGCCCCACCGACGCGTGGACCACGCTGGCCGGGCTGGCCCGTGACACCCGCACGATCCGGCTCGGGACGCTGATGAGCGCGGCCACGTTCCGGCTGCCCGGCCCCCTGGCGATCACCGTCGCGCAGGTGGACCAGATGAGCGGCGGCCGGGTCGAACTGGGCATCGGCACCGGCTGGTACGCCGAGGAGCACGAGGCGTACGGCATCCCGTTCCCGTCACTGGGGGAGCGGTTCGACCGCCTCGAGGAGCAGCTAGCCGTCATCACCGGGCTGTGGCGGACCCCGGTGGGGGAGAACTTCGACTTCGCCGGGCGCTACTACCCGGTGACGGGATCGCCGGCCCTGCCCAAGCCGGTGCAGCAGCCCGGCCCGCCCATCCTGCTCGGCGGCATGGGCCCCCGGCGCACGCCCCGGCTCGCGGCCCGGTACGCCGACGAGTTCAACCTGCCCTTCGCCTCTCTCGCGGACTCCGCCGCCCAGTTCGAGCGGGTCCGCGCCGCCTGCGCCGCCATCGACCGGGATCCGGCCGAGCTGATGTGGTCCAACGCCCTGGTGCTGTGCTGCGGCCGGGACGACGCCGAGGTGGCCCGCCGGGCCGCCGCCATCGGCCGGGAGCCCGCCGAGCTGCGCGAGAACGGGCTGGCCGGCACGCCCGCCGAGGTCGTCGACACGATCGGCAGGTACGCCGGGATCGGCAGCCGCCGGCTCTACCTCCAGGTGCTCGACCTGGCTGACCTGGACCACCTGGACCTGGTCGCCACCGAGGTGATGCCCCAGCTCTGA